The DNA segment AAGCAATTTGCCAATAGCTCGGCGCTGATTGCTGAAGAGGCAATTCTGAGTAATCAGCAGTGGGGAGTGGATATTTACCGCCAGCCCAGCGATGACAATGATGGCTATAATTTGGAGCAGTTTGGTTACCGCTGGTTGGTTCGGAATAAAGAGGGCGATTGGGAGTTAGCCAATAGCAGTAATGATAAAGTCGACTTTTTATTTTCACCGGGTATTGGTGTCAGGCTGGAGCTTGAGGGCTCTGCAGAAGAGGTGGAAATTTTATTTAAGCGGGTAGTAAAAGAACGCACTAGTGTCTTTGATCAGCAGGAAAGTATCACCGAGCAACTCAGCGATACTGAAGAGGAACAGCAAGAGCCTTTGCTACCCGCTTTATGGTTGTTATCCAGTGGTGAAATCAGCGCCTTTAGTATGGTGTTATATGATGCTACAAACCCGGACAACCAGGTTGAAATCAAGGGTGATGAACTGGGTCGAATTACCGTAGTGACAGGATTAGAGGATGAAGAATAAAGCCTCGGGCAAGCCACAGCATCGACAATCAGGTTTTACCCTGGTTGAAGTTATGGTTGCGCTGATGATTGTAGCGGTGGCTATTTCATCGCTGCTATTTCAAATGATGAGTACCATTAACAATACCGCTTATCTACGTGAGCAAACCATTGCCCATTGGGTCGCTTTAAATCAGCTAGAACTGGTTTATCTGGAAAACAGAAATAGCAACCAGCTACTAAGCAGCGAACGCTCAGGGACAGAAGAGATGGCGGGTAAAGAGTGGTTCTGGCGTATTAAGCCGGTCAAAACCGATAATGCTGACTTTGCCCAGTTGGTGGTCTCTGTTTATGCCGACGAGGATGACCAGGAGTCATCGATTGTTAGCGTCACCGGTTTAATCGACCGTTTTCATCGGCCGCTATGAAGACGGTTTTGAATCGCAATACGCAGGCTTTTGGCTTCACGTTAATTGAAGTGATGCTAGCGATGTTGATTACCGCCTTTGTGGCGATGCTGGCTTATAGTGGCTTAAGCACCTCGATTATTGCTGCGGAAGGTCATGAAGAACAGGCGCAACAGATTGCTGCTATTCAGTTGCCACTGACCGTATTAGAACGAGATATTCGCAATGCGGTCGCGCGGTCGATTAACAATGAATACGATGATGTTGAGGGCGCGATGGTCGGGGGCACTTTTAGTGATTACCCCCTAACGTTAACCCGCAGGGGGTGGCATAACCCTCGAGGCCTGGCACGTGGTGAATTGCAGCGTGTTCGATATATGCTTGAGGATAATGAACTTTGGCGAGAGAGTTGGTCGGTGCTGGATCGCAATTCTGAGTACGACGGCCAGCAGCGCACCCTATTATTAAAAGGGGTGGATAATCTGGAGATCGCCTTTTTAAATGCCGGTTCCGCCGGCGCCTCTTCCAGTTCCTTAGGGGGGGAGTGGGTCGACAGCTGGGAGGATAATGAACGTTTACCTCTGGCGATTGATATAAAATTTGAGTTAGAGAATTTTGGTGAGGTGAGACGTGTCTTCAGTATCACATCACCTTGAGAATCAGCCTCTGGCTAAACAGCAGGGGGCCGCGTTAATTCTCGCGCTAGTGGTATTGGTTATGGTGACCTTATTGGCCACCACCCTGAAAAGCGATTTTCTGGTCACCCTGAAACGGGTAGAAAATCAATTGCTTGGTAAACAGGCTTTTGCCTATATGTCTGGTGCGGAAGGTATTGCCAGAGAAGTGTTGCAGACTGATTTGTCGACGGGCCCTAATAAGGACCACCGCAGTGAAGGCTGGTTATTCAACACGATTGAGTACCCCACTGAATGGGGCGCGATAGCAGGTACAGTCTGTGATTTACAGGGGCGGTTTAATCTCAATAGTTTATTGGGTAATCCGGTTAAAGGCGCTCGTTTTAGTCCTGGCCAGGAAATATTTATTCGCTTATTACAGAGCTTGGAATTAGACGCTCCTATTGACCAGTCACAGGCAGAATCTATCACCAGTGCTGTCTCCGACTGGATTGACCCGGACAGCGATAGCCGGCCAGAGGGGGGGGCAGAAAATGGTTATTATGCGGATTTGGACGTTCCCTATAAGGCGGCTAACAGGCCCTTTCATAGTGTTTCTGAGTTGCGTTGGATAAAAGGTATAACGCCAGAACTCTATCGGGCACTGCAGCCTTATGTGGTGGCTTTAGACAGCGGTGCACAGCTGAATGTGAATACGGTTGATCTGGTTGTTATGCGGGCGATTAATGCTACCGGTGTGCGCCAGCCTTTATCCGTCTCGGAAGCTGAATCTTTAATAGAACAGCGGGACGGTGATATTACGGCTGAACTGAGCCAGCAGAATACCGGCTATGACTCGGTGGATGATTTTAAGGCCAGACATACAGTGTCCCCGCTGGATAGCAGTGATTTAACAGTGAAGAGTAACTATTTTTTATTAAAAATAGATACCATCTTTTTAGATAGAGAGTTTACTTTGTACAGCGTATTACATCGCAGTGACAGCGGTGTGATTAAAACGATCGCCAGAGGCCAGTCGGGCTTTGGTGAATGTGTCGCTAATCAAAATAGCGAAACAGAACAATAATTGACGATTGATAACAGGCGAGAGCAAAACGTGACCTCGACAATAGTAATAAAACAATGCGGCATCGATAACTACGAGTGGCTGGCTGCTGGCAAAGCGGCGCTACCGGCACCACAGCTAGTGGTCGGTGACGGCGAACGCCTGGCAGCACAATGCGCACAGGCTGGTCGTGTCGTGTTGTTAGCCCGCGCGGAAAATATCGCCTTAAAAACCATGCCTTTTGAAAAGCATGAGCGAAAATTATTACGCCAGACTATTCCCTATGCTTTAGAAGATGATTGCGTCAATGATATTGAAGAGCAGCATATTGCCTTAGGGGATATCACCGCCAACACGGTTGCCCTTGCTATGATTAAGCGGGAGCAACTGGATCAGTATTTAGCAAAGGCCCTGCCGCCGGAGGTTGACGTTCATCAGTTGGTGTCTGAATTGTTATTGATTCCGCTGCATGAGAATCGTTGGAGTATTATGGTCGACGATGATCGTTGGCTGGTGCGTTCGGCAGACTATGACGGTTTTGCTCTGGAGGCCGATGTGGCACCCTTTGCCTTGCAATTAATGTTGGATGAGGCTGAGCAATTACCCGATCAGATCAGTATTTACTGTGACCAGGAGCAACAGTCCGCCATCAATGCCAAGCTGCCTGAGTTATTGCGAGGCATTGCCGATTGGCAATATAAAGATTACTGGTCCGTTTTGGCTGAAGGCTTAAGCCAGCAAGCAGCCAAGCCCACACTGATTAATTTATTACAGGGCGATTATGCCCCCAGCCTGCCCTGGAAGAAATGGTGGCAAACCTGGAAGGTGGCGGCCCTGTTATTAATCACTGCCGTCGTTTTTCAGTTGGTAGTCACCTACACTCAGCTATCTGTCTTGGAAAAAAATAATCTGGCCCTCAGGGCAGAGATAGAACAAGCCTATCGTTCAGCCGTGCCCCGTGGAGCAGTGATGGACCCTGAACGTCAATTGCGCCGTAAAGTCGGTGCGATGAAAGGGGCTTCCGGTGAGGGCTTTGTTTCAATGCTCAGTCAAATTGGCCCAGTGCTAAATGCCGTGAATGGCTTAAGTTTGCAAAGCTTAAACTATAACGAAAAACAGTCTGAAGTACGGATGACTATTCTCGCGCCCCGGTTTAATGATGTGGAAACTGCGCGAGCCAACCTGGAAAAACTGGGTTTAAAAGCCGAGTTAACCGGCAGTAATGCCGAGGGTGACAAAACCCGTGCCAGATTAAGAGTAAGAGGTTAAGGCGATGCAGCAATGGTTCAATAATTTACGTCGGCAAGAGCAGTTGATCTTATTGTTTGGCTCTTTTGTGGTGTTGGCTTACTTATTGTTTGTGGTGATTCTATCGCCAATGTCAGATTCAGTGAGCAGTCTGCAACAACAAAATACGCAGGCCGCGGAAAGTTTGGTGGCGGTGAAGGCGTTGGCTAAAGAATATAAATCACTGCAAAAATCTGGCGCGGGAAAAAGCGGCGCCAAACAAAATCTCACACGCTTAATTGATGCAACTGTTAAAAGTAATCAGTTAACCATGAGCCGCTTCCAGCCTTCTTCATCCGGTGATGTACAGGTGCGGTTTGAGAATGCGGTATTTAACGATATTGTTGCCTGGATTAGCCTGCTGGAAAATGATCATGGTGTAATGGTGAAGGACCTTTCCATTAATAACGGTGCGGCAACCGGTTTAGTGAATGTCTCTGTGCGTTTGCGGCAAGGTGCTTAAACGGTGAAAGCGATATTAGTAGCCATTGTCCTGCTCGTGCTGGTCGGTGTTGTGGCGATAGCTAACGCGCCCGCTTCACTCGTGCCAATGGCATTGGCGGAAGCAGAAAAGCGCCAGCTGCTAGCGCCTAATGCGCCGGCTATTAGTCTGGTCAATCTAGAGGGCACCGTGTGGGACGGGCAGGCTAATGAAACTGTGATCACTGTGGCGGGTGAGCCCTTACATCTTGGAGTACTTCGTTGGCAGTTAGACCCTTTATCCCTGCTGGATAGTAGCCCGGTTATTCATGTGCAAACCCAAGCTTCTGAACACGCAGTGCAAGCGACAGTGATTGCTAAGGCCAACGGTGATATAAGGATTAATGATATTGAAGGGCGAATGCCTATTAGTTTGCTGGAGCCCTGGCTACCGATGTTGGTCAAAGGCGATATTAGTTTTGTGTTTGATCATATTACCGTTAACCCCAAACAATTACTGGCTATTGATGGTGTCGTCAATGTGGAATATGTTGATTGGTTAGGCGGTGATTATGCTATGCCCTTAGGCAGCTATATGGCGCAAATTTCATTACAGGATAATAATATTCATATGGATATTAATGATTTTAGTGCCAGCCTGGGGATGAATGGTTTATTAACGGTTAATCCACTCAGCGGTGCTTATCAATTTGATGCCACTTTGCAGGCAAGGCCTGGCTTGGCTCCGGAGGTTGCCGAATCCATTGCCTGGTTTGGCAAGCGCAATAATCAGGGCGATATTATCTTAAAGCAGCGGGGCCGGTTTTAAACGTGCTTGCGCCTATCGCTAGCTCGGTT comes from the Oceanicoccus sagamiensis genome and includes:
- the gspJ gene encoding type II secretion system minor pseudopilin GspJ is translated as MNRNTQAFGFTLIEVMLAMLITAFVAMLAYSGLSTSIIAAEGHEEQAQQIAAIQLPLTVLERDIRNAVARSINNEYDDVEGAMVGGTFSDYPLTLTRRGWHNPRGLARGELQRVRYMLEDNELWRESWSVLDRNSEYDGQQRTLLLKGVDNLEIAFLNAGSAGASSSSLGGEWVDSWEDNERLPLAIDIKFELENFGEVRRVFSITSP
- the gspL gene encoding type II secretion system protein GspL, with amino-acid sequence MTSTIVIKQCGIDNYEWLAAGKAALPAPQLVVGDGERLAAQCAQAGRVVLLARAENIALKTMPFEKHERKLLRQTIPYALEDDCVNDIEEQHIALGDITANTVALAMIKREQLDQYLAKALPPEVDVHQLVSELLLIPLHENRWSIMVDDDRWLVRSADYDGFALEADVAPFALQLMLDEAEQLPDQISIYCDQEQQSAINAKLPELLRGIADWQYKDYWSVLAEGLSQQAAKPTLINLLQGDYAPSLPWKKWWQTWKVAALLLITAVVFQLVVTYTQLSVLEKNNLALRAEIEQAYRSAVPRGAVMDPERQLRRKVGAMKGASGEGFVSMLSQIGPVLNAVNGLSLQSLNYNEKQSEVRMTILAPRFNDVETARANLEKLGLKAELTGSNAEGDKTRARLRVRG
- a CDS encoding prepilin-type N-terminal cleavage/methylation domain-containing protein — its product is MKTSKLTNAYARQISARGFSLIELLVVLLIIGLGFSFANFNVGGNDSYRLLAEAKQFANSSALIAEEAILSNQQWGVDIYRQPSDDNDGYNLEQFGYRWLVRNKEGDWELANSSNDKVDFLFSPGIGVRLELEGSAEEVEILFKRVVKERTSVFDQQESITEQLSDTEEEQQEPLLPALWLLSSGEISAFSMVLYDATNPDNQVEIKGDELGRITVVTGLEDEE
- the gspM gene encoding type II secretion system protein GspM, which codes for MQQWFNNLRRQEQLILLFGSFVVLAYLLFVVILSPMSDSVSSLQQQNTQAAESLVAVKALAKEYKSLQKSGAGKSGAKQNLTRLIDATVKSNQLTMSRFQPSSSGDVQVRFENAVFNDIVAWISLLENDHGVMVKDLSINNGAATGLVNVSVRLRQGA
- a CDS encoding type II secretion system protein N yields the protein MKAILVAIVLLVLVGVVAIANAPASLVPMALAEAEKRQLLAPNAPAISLVNLEGTVWDGQANETVITVAGEPLHLGVLRWQLDPLSLLDSSPVIHVQTQASEHAVQATVIAKANGDIRINDIEGRMPISLLEPWLPMLVKGDISFVFDHITVNPKQLLAIDGVVNVEYVDWLGGDYAMPLGSYMAQISLQDNNIHMDINDFSASLGMNGLLTVNPLSGAYQFDATLQARPGLAPEVAESIAWFGKRNNQGDIILKQRGRF
- the gspK gene encoding type II secretion system minor pseudopilin GspK, giving the protein MSSVSHHLENQPLAKQQGAALILALVVLVMVTLLATTLKSDFLVTLKRVENQLLGKQAFAYMSGAEGIAREVLQTDLSTGPNKDHRSEGWLFNTIEYPTEWGAIAGTVCDLQGRFNLNSLLGNPVKGARFSPGQEIFIRLLQSLELDAPIDQSQAESITSAVSDWIDPDSDSRPEGGAENGYYADLDVPYKAANRPFHSVSELRWIKGITPELYRALQPYVVALDSGAQLNVNTVDLVVMRAINATGVRQPLSVSEAESLIEQRDGDITAELSQQNTGYDSVDDFKARHTVSPLDSSDLTVKSNYFLLKIDTIFLDREFTLYSVLHRSDSGVIKTIARGQSGFGECVANQNSETEQ
- the gspI gene encoding type II secretion system minor pseudopilin GspI; the encoded protein is MKNKASGKPQHRQSGFTLVEVMVALMIVAVAISSLLFQMMSTINNTAYLREQTIAHWVALNQLELVYLENRNSNQLLSSERSGTEEMAGKEWFWRIKPVKTDNADFAQLVVSVYADEDDQESSIVSVTGLIDRFHRPL